Proteins found in one Hemibagrus wyckioides isolate EC202008001 linkage group LG23, SWU_Hwy_1.0, whole genome shotgun sequence genomic segment:
- the si:ch211-197h24.6 gene encoding uncharacterized protein si:ch211-197h24.6 isoform X2, which translates to MEGSPRGQTFQPKKKNAGKKKQQAYSGDIVFNRQGSIQTVPSLTKRLKTVTDPIIGLQYVWEYRSPSKTVAPHYQCRLCKVQRRQNEMASHVIGWKHCFKYLKHAHAEKVPHEEEEVTRNPVIKKEMKSIAAEVEKTEGRGQIKVVFKEPCDVPSFQNMKSAFPYVAGPGPTSLLGPIPGGFHPDRSFGDEFLDQPFSEEFLPRGGMMSDFHGGSGNGPMSSPDRYGPDMMMGGPESMQNISNSRFMHMVSDGFGMGPRREDMGRPYPDDLPMNSSDRMMRSKGPESSNTLTTLLRCLDTFRIECEDDAQVVLKITQKLTDVLMEYRLRTVSSGSSMNSSCLSMSSDRFSGNMSGSSRFYN; encoded by the exons ATGGAGGGTTCACCACGAGGACAGACCTTTCAGCCAAAAAAGAAGAACGCCGGGAAG AAAAAGCAGCAGGCCTACAGTGGGGACATAG TGTTCAACAGGCAAGGATCCATCCAGACCGTCCCCTCCCTCACCAAACGACTGAAAACCGTCACAGATCCGATTATCG gcctaCAGTATGTATGGGAGTATCGTAGCCCCAGCAAGACAGTAGCTCCTCATTACCAGTGTAGACTGTGTAAGGTGCAGCGGAGGCAGAATGAGATGGCTTCTCATGTTATTGGATGGAAGCATTGCTTCAAATACCTG AAACATGCTCACGCGGAAAAAGTGCCTcatgaagaagaggaagtaACAAGGAACCCAGTTAtcaaaaaggaaatgaaatcaaTTGCTGCTGAGGTGGAGAAGACTGAGGGCAGAGGTCAAATCAAG GTTGTCTTTAAAGAACCTTGCGATGTGCCATCATTTCAGAACATGA AGTCTGCATTTCCCTATGTAGCGGGACCAGGTCCTACCAGTCTGCTCGGACCAATTCCTGGAGGTTTTCACCCAG ATAGGTCTTTTGGTGATGAATTTTTGGACCAACCCTTTTCAGAGGAGTTCCTACCCAGGGGTGGCATGATGTCTGATTTTCATGGCGGCTCGGGCAATGGCCCCATGAGTAGTCCTGACCGCTACG GACCAGACATGATGATGGGAGGTCCAGAGAGCATGCAAAATATATCCAACAGCAGATTCATGCATATGGTATCAGACGGATTTGGGATGGGTCCACGAAGAGAGGATATGGGCAGACCGTACCCTGACGATCTGCCAATGAACAGCAGCGACAGAATGATGAGATCTAAAGGCCCAGAGTCCAGCAACACCCTCACAACTCTTCTCAGATGCCTG GACACATTCCGCATCGAGTGTGAAGATGATGCTCAGGTCGTGCTGAAGATTACACAGAAGCTCACAGACGTCTTGATGGAATACCGCCTCAGGACCGTCTCCTCG GGATCTAGTATGAATTCTTCCTGCCTGTCAATGAGCTCCGACAGATTCTCCGGCAATATGTCAG gCTCTTCAAGATTCTATAACTGA
- the rbm12ba gene encoding RNA binding motif protein 12Ba isoform X1 codes for MQSACSGVLARARARAAAWCLGVPERRLILTFFFRLTNILSERFFFFFYLSVVFHESVKGKLFKKKIKLFFFSRRTSADDKRRDCAQVDMAAVLRLEGLNDEAGPEDIRRFFHGLTIPEGRVHIIGGKTGEAFIFFHSERARQLAMLHSGKALRGSTVTLFKSSVPEFKHKMELTLRKRKRASTECKPELQTTKELYKGLLHVVKGLQFSPVSPVTNRDQSPPVNPMQLANTPNLGEDVLEKSPIADQRQPVKNEVRAVESMMHHVEEQQGGVREVRFCKPGYLWLYGLPNTITKEEVFQFLEGLKVVDVITGMFQEQRHCCLVKMASIKDAKEGLKYSLKNQRDLGFQVKVRLAHERMWENAMKLRENSSSNTFSELDRFSPERHLLKNSPGTRSFSSPGSPKRRRSNSPSYDTEHYVMVRNLAKNITKSEIRHMFACPHIPNSKILHLLNKWKERTSTAFIIFSQSEDYTSAMNMNGTVMHSKKIDVSSITREKMKDLMYQNQYAESERPRPGSSQILPALSCIYARNFPADVSRAEVKDFFRMYNIGEEDVKLLEDENGNGIGEAVVQFACEEHAREALGLHGERFRREPVLLACISPQQMKEILHKTR; via the exons ATGCAAAGCGCTTGTTCTGGTGTTCTGGCGCGAGCTCGTGCACGAGCAGCGGCGTGGTGTTTGGGTGTACCTGAACGGCGtcttattttaactttttttttccgtcTGACGAATATCTTaagtgaaagattttttttttttttttaccttagtGTCGTCTTTCACGAAAGCGTGAAAGGTAAgttatttaaaaagaagataaaacttttttttttctctcgtcGGACTTCCGCTGATGACAAACGAAGAGACTGCGC CCAGGTCGACATGGCAGCAGTACTGCGTTTGGAGGGTCTGAATGATGAAGCAGGACCTGAAGACATTCGCAGGTTCTTTCATGGCTTAACCATCCCTGAAGGACGAGTCCATATCATCGGTGGCAAGACAGGCGAAGCGTTTATCTTCTTCCATTCAGAGCGAGCCAGACAGTTGGCCATGCTGCATTCTGGAAAAGCTCTCCGAGGGTCAACCGTTACCCTTTTTAAAAGCAGCGTGCCTGAGTTTAAGCACAAAATGGAGTTGACGTTGAGGAAGAGGAAACGTGCTTCGACGGAATGTAAACCTGAGCTTCAGACCACGAAAGAGCTTTACAAAGGTCTGTTGCATGTTGTTAAAGGATTGCAATTTTCACCAGTTAGTCCAGTCACCAATCGAGACCAGTCTCCACCAGTTAATCCCATGCAATTAGCAAATACACCAAACTTGGGTGAGGATGTCCTCGAAAAGAGTCCCATAGCAGACCAAAGACAGCCCGTTAAAAATGAGGTAAGGGCTGTGGAATCAATGATGCACCATGTGGAGGAGCAACAAGGTGGAGTGAGAGAGGTCAGGTTCTGCAAACCGGGTTACCTTTGGCTTTACGGCCTTCCAAATACGATCACCAAAGAGGAAGTCTTCCAGTTTCTTGAAGGACTCAAAGTGGTGGATGTAATAACGGGTATGTTTCAAGAGCAAAGGCATTGTTGTCTAGTGAAAATGGCCAGTATTAAGGATGCTAAAGAGGGCCTGAAATACAGCTTAAAAAACCAAAGGGACTTAGGTTTCCAAGTTAAGGTCAGACTGGCCCATGAAAGAATGTGGGAAAACGCCATGAAGCTCCGTGAAAATTCCTCTTCTAACACTTTCTCAGAGCTGGACAGATTCTCTCCTGAAAGGCATTTGCTCAAGAATTCTCCAGGTACGAGATCCTTTTCATCTCCGGGCTCACCAAAACGGCGCCGCTCTAACTCTCCGTCTTATGATACAGAGCACTACGTCATGGTGAGGAACCTTGCTaaaaatattaccaaaagtGAGATAAGGCACATGTTTGCATGTCCTCACATACCAAACAGTAAAATCCTGCATCTGCTAAACAAATGGAAGGAACGAACATCTACTGCCTTTATAATATTTTCCCAGTCAGAAGACTATACTTCAGCCATGAACATGAATGGCACCGTGATGCACTCGAAAAAAATTGACGTCTCCTCCATTACcagggaaaaaatgaaagaccTGATGTATCAAAACCAATACGCCGAATCGGAAAGGCCACGGCCTGGCAGCTCCCAAATTCTGCCTGCCCTGTCTTGCATCTACGCACGGAACTTCCCCGCTGATGTGAGCAGAGCAGAGGTGAAGGACTTTTTCAGAATGTATAACATCGGCGAAGAGGACGTCAAATTGCTTGAGGATGAAAACGGCAACGGAATTGGCGAGGCTGTTGTTCAGTTTGCATGCGAGGAACATGCCAGAGAGGCTCTTGGTCTTCACGGAGAGCGCTTCAGGCGAGAACCAGTTCTGCTTGCCTGTATTTCACCGCAACAAATGAAGGAAATCTTGCACAAGACTCGATGA
- the rbm12ba gene encoding RNA binding motif protein 12Ba isoform X2 has product MAAVLRLEGLNDEAGPEDIRRFFHGLTIPEGRVHIIGGKTGEAFIFFHSERARQLAMLHSGKALRGSTVTLFKSSVPEFKHKMELTLRKRKRASTECKPELQTTKELYKGLLHVVKGLQFSPVSPVTNRDQSPPVNPMQLANTPNLGEDVLEKSPIADQRQPVKNEVRAVESMMHHVEEQQGGVREVRFCKPGYLWLYGLPNTITKEEVFQFLEGLKVVDVITGMFQEQRHCCLVKMASIKDAKEGLKYSLKNQRDLGFQVKVRLAHERMWENAMKLRENSSSNTFSELDRFSPERHLLKNSPGTRSFSSPGSPKRRRSNSPSYDTEHYVMVRNLAKNITKSEIRHMFACPHIPNSKILHLLNKWKERTSTAFIIFSQSEDYTSAMNMNGTVMHSKKIDVSSITREKMKDLMYQNQYAESERPRPGSSQILPALSCIYARNFPADVSRAEVKDFFRMYNIGEEDVKLLEDENGNGIGEAVVQFACEEHAREALGLHGERFRREPVLLACISPQQMKEILHKTR; this is encoded by the coding sequence ATGGCAGCAGTACTGCGTTTGGAGGGTCTGAATGATGAAGCAGGACCTGAAGACATTCGCAGGTTCTTTCATGGCTTAACCATCCCTGAAGGACGAGTCCATATCATCGGTGGCAAGACAGGCGAAGCGTTTATCTTCTTCCATTCAGAGCGAGCCAGACAGTTGGCCATGCTGCATTCTGGAAAAGCTCTCCGAGGGTCAACCGTTACCCTTTTTAAAAGCAGCGTGCCTGAGTTTAAGCACAAAATGGAGTTGACGTTGAGGAAGAGGAAACGTGCTTCGACGGAATGTAAACCTGAGCTTCAGACCACGAAAGAGCTTTACAAAGGTCTGTTGCATGTTGTTAAAGGATTGCAATTTTCACCAGTTAGTCCAGTCACCAATCGAGACCAGTCTCCACCAGTTAATCCCATGCAATTAGCAAATACACCAAACTTGGGTGAGGATGTCCTCGAAAAGAGTCCCATAGCAGACCAAAGACAGCCCGTTAAAAATGAGGTAAGGGCTGTGGAATCAATGATGCACCATGTGGAGGAGCAACAAGGTGGAGTGAGAGAGGTCAGGTTCTGCAAACCGGGTTACCTTTGGCTTTACGGCCTTCCAAATACGATCACCAAAGAGGAAGTCTTCCAGTTTCTTGAAGGACTCAAAGTGGTGGATGTAATAACGGGTATGTTTCAAGAGCAAAGGCATTGTTGTCTAGTGAAAATGGCCAGTATTAAGGATGCTAAAGAGGGCCTGAAATACAGCTTAAAAAACCAAAGGGACTTAGGTTTCCAAGTTAAGGTCAGACTGGCCCATGAAAGAATGTGGGAAAACGCCATGAAGCTCCGTGAAAATTCCTCTTCTAACACTTTCTCAGAGCTGGACAGATTCTCTCCTGAAAGGCATTTGCTCAAGAATTCTCCAGGTACGAGATCCTTTTCATCTCCGGGCTCACCAAAACGGCGCCGCTCTAACTCTCCGTCTTATGATACAGAGCACTACGTCATGGTGAGGAACCTTGCTaaaaatattaccaaaagtGAGATAAGGCACATGTTTGCATGTCCTCACATACCAAACAGTAAAATCCTGCATCTGCTAAACAAATGGAAGGAACGAACATCTACTGCCTTTATAATATTTTCCCAGTCAGAAGACTATACTTCAGCCATGAACATGAATGGCACCGTGATGCACTCGAAAAAAATTGACGTCTCCTCCATTACcagggaaaaaatgaaagaccTGATGTATCAAAACCAATACGCCGAATCGGAAAGGCCACGGCCTGGCAGCTCCCAAATTCTGCCTGCCCTGTCTTGCATCTACGCACGGAACTTCCCCGCTGATGTGAGCAGAGCAGAGGTGAAGGACTTTTTCAGAATGTATAACATCGGCGAAGAGGACGTCAAATTGCTTGAGGATGAAAACGGCAACGGAATTGGCGAGGCTGTTGTTCAGTTTGCATGCGAGGAACATGCCAGAGAGGCTCTTGGTCTTCACGGAGAGCGCTTCAGGCGAGAACCAGTTCTGCTTGCCTGTATTTCACCGCAACAAATGAAGGAAATCTTGCACAAGACTCGATGA
- the tmem67 gene encoding meckelin: MATGTLNLPQFLYGCFLILLLKPNPIYCQQFSISFSQPSDCGLQSYFDISSLTCVKCGANQVGSKSGVSCECQTGFKVLNSNGGYLTCQKCPDTKPGVTQDGYECIRCPGGLGEDGKCQCPEYSVLVERNVNGIPLQEALCELCNGTETAFSFPDAKGDRCVRCQESFINTSQSCKCSSKPTGGMCFPPSSLPTSVVATINFAQLGLAVTSAWFSDFLYSSAAACLLFSNRTACQALGNMCVMNMHSSSTISNDACGLYNTIYRATAAQGNNQDNPYWRINLPWLYYGEQPGLASRVLQTEPLPVGFSFKGTNKNTNIELWVAVYTTQGEFIKWERVGRSLLQLCPDTSTRQQAAYTFGTAYKQSCVLSVSDLLAAYSEPLFYDVFIVQQKTAGDERLLAVPILNLNLQFNGQFINQASDMNSWYLTRRLMMIDTLSGREKSQTTIPRVIRVASNLKIRFQLVPNTQKGQVYPPLMTVSYSDILITDPAKQTVAVSFSLEYEMDQEEARVKTDIALGVLGGVAVVYSLLKTASWKRRIASPLIDVQTILKFLLFYSGDLANVFFIITVGTGLYWLIFYKAQQFVSVLLPLPAQEDRFVIYVGCAFALKAVQFLHELWLQMSVDIFFIDWERPRSGKSSKSVEGCGEGKTAAPTVSIWRTYFVANEWNEIQTIRKINPTFQVISVLFFLEVVRFSSLALRDPSSELQRSSQEYIPAYSRILRYGVAAAVWLCIGFIQIIFFSVFYERFVEDKIRQFVDLCSISNVSVLLLSLRCFGYYIHGRSVHGHADTNMEEMNSNLKREAENLCGQRGLLPNSDVQTFQISITSRLRAQYDRIFEPLSRRNGPSRLIDASANPFEQNTKAYHTMNRFLASVIDHAHREMDYIVKDKLLFERVIGMEFIEPLDKSIFYNDDSYSFAEVLFYGNEATLLIFDTLFFCVVDLGSQNYILAAVLTYVQQLVFRLIRNVSGRRNLARKTLVDKRFLI, translated from the exons ATGGCGACGGGGACGCTAAATTTACCACAATTCTTGTACGGATGCTTTTTAATATTGCTGTTAAAACCAAACCCGATTTATTGCCAGCAGTTTTCTATTTCCTTTTCCCAGCCGTCGGATTGCGGGCTGCAGAGTTATTTTGACATTTCCAGCTTGACTTGTGTGAAATGTGGAGCGAACCAAGTCGGGAGTAAATCAG GTGTGAGCTGTGAATGTCAGACGGGTTTCAAGGTCCTGAACAGCAACGGAGGATACCTTACCTGCCAAAAGTGCCCAGACACCAAACCG GGTGTTACACAGGATGGATATGAATGTATCAGATGTCCAGGCGGACTGGGAGAGGACGGGAAATGCCAGTGTCCTGAATATAGTGTTCTtg TGGAAAGAAACGTAAATGGCATCCCTCTCCAAGAAGCTCTGTGTGAGTTGTGTAATGGAACAGAGacagctttttcttttccagacGCAAAGGGCGACAG ATGTGTGCGATGTCAGGAATCCTTCATCAACACGTCTCAATCCTGCAAATGTAGCTCCAAGCCG ACTGGAGGTATGTGTTTCCCTCCCAGCAGTCTGCCCACTTCAGTTGTTGCCACAATCAATTTTGCTCAGTTG GGCCTGGCTGTTACATCTGCCTGGTTTTCTGACTTCTTGTATTCATCTGCAGCTGCATGTCTG TTGTTCAGTAATCGGACAGCGTGTCAAGCTCTGGGGAACATGTGCGTGATGAACATGCACTCCTCAAGCACGATCAGCAACGATGCCTGCGGCCTCTACAACACCATTTACAGAGCAACAGCAGCACAGGGCAACAACCAGGACAACCCATACTG GAGGATAAACCTGCCCTGGCTGTATTATGGAGAGCAGCCAGGATTAGCATCAAGAGTTCTGCAGACTGAGCCGCTGCCTGTAGGCTTCAGCTTTAAAGGCACAAACAAG aACACAAACATAGAGCTGTGGGTGGCAGTATACACAACACAAGGAGAGTTTATAAAATGGGAGCGTGTTGGCAGAAGTCTCCTGCAG CTTTGTCCAGATACCTCAACCAGACAGCAGGCTGCTTACACATTTGGGACAGCCTACAAGCAAAGC TGTGTTCTCTCGGTCTCGGATCTCCTGGCTGCTTATTCGGAGCCTCTGTTTTACGACGTCTTCATAGTGCAGCAGAAGACTGCGGGAGATGAGCGTCTGCTGGCTGTGCCTATTCTCAACCTCAATCTGCAGTTTAATGGCCAGTTTATCAACCAAG CCTCTGACATGAATAGCTGGTACCTGACACGAAGGCTGATGATGATAGACACATTGAGCGGGAGAGAAAAGAGTCAAACAACCATCCCCAGAGTTATTCGTGTTGCCAGTAACTTAAAAATCAG GTTCCAGCTGGTGCCAAACACCCAAAAAGGACAGGTGTACCCTCCACTGATGACCGTATCCTACTCTGATATTCTCATCACTGACCCGGCCAAGCAAACCGTAGCT gtaTCATTCTCTTTGGAGTATGAGATGGATCAGGAAGAAGCACGAGTTAAAACTGAT ATTGCACTTGGTGTGTTGGGTGGAGTGGCTGTTGTTTACTCTCTTTTGAAGACAGCAAGCTGGAAAAGAAGGATCGCTTCTCCACTCATTGACGTACag ACCATTTTGAAGTTCCTGCTGTTCTACTCTGGAGATCtggcaaatgttttcttcatcatcactgtggGAACTGGTCTGTACTGGCTCATTTTTTATAag GCTCAGCagtttgtgtctgtattgttgCCCTTGCCAGCTCAAGAGGATCGTTTTGTCATATACGTTGGCTGTGCTTTTGCACTTAAG GCGGTGCAGTTCCTTCATGAGTTGTGGTTGCAGATGTCAGTGGATATATTCTTTATAGACTGGGAGAGACCTCGCAGTGGCAAGTCCAGTAAATCTGTAGAAG GGTGTGGTGAAGGAAAGACCGCAGCACCAACAGTCAGCATCTGGAGGACGTATTTTGTGGCTAATGAATGGAACGAGATCCAGACAATCCGAAAGATCAACCCGACCTTCCAGGTTATCTCTGTGCTCTTCTTCCTGGAG GTGGTGAGATTCTCCAGCCTGGCATTGAGAGACCCCTCTTCTGAGCTTCAGCGCTCATCTCAGGAATACATACCCGCCTACAGCCGCATACTGCGCTACGGTGTGGCAGCTGCGGTGTGGCTTTGCATTGGTTTCatacag ATCATCTTCTTCTCTGTTTTCTACGAGCGCTTTGTGGAAGACAAGATTCGCCAGTTTGTGGATCTCTGCTCCATCAGCAAC GTATCAGTCTTGCTGCTTTCTCTGCGCTGTTTTGGCTACTACATTCACGGCCGGTCTGTGCACGGCCATGCCGACACCAACATGGAGGAGATGAACTCCAACCTGAAGAGAGAGGCG GAGAATCTTTGCGGCCAGAGAGGACTGTTACCTAATTCTGACGTTCAGACTTTTCAGATCTCCATAACAAGCCGTCTGAGGGCGCAGTATGATCGTATATTCGAGCCCCTCAGCAGA AGAAATGGACCCTCGAGATTGATCGATGCCTCCGCCAACCCGTTCGAGCAGAACACAAAAGCCTATCACACCATGAACCGCTTTCTCGCCTCTGTTATTGACCAC GCTCATCGTGAGATGGATTACATTGTGAAAGACA